The Rhododendron vialii isolate Sample 1 chromosome 6a, ASM3025357v1 genome includes a window with the following:
- the LOC131329334 gene encoding basic leucine zipper 61-like, whose protein sequence is MAQLPPKVPNMTPNWADFPHQRMSSLENLPPPSTAAAQNISWIDEFHDFSTAKRGSHRRSISDSIAFIEPPMVEECRRSSAARAGGHNNSMAEFDRFDDEQLMSMFADEIAVGPAMSLSNASSRSDHNSNNDDKQAAPLDQHQLLVKSEADEVQSSCKSEAQGAENSNERINIDPKRVKRILANRQSAQRSRVRKLQYISELERSVTSLQAEVSVLSPRVAFLDHQRLILNVDNSALKQRIAALAQDKIFKDAHQEALRREIERLRKVYQQQNLKGVENGAPPPSSSEANNGSMEKEQLAN, encoded by the exons ATGGCACAATTGCCTCCAAAAGTGCCCAACATGACACCAAACTGGGCTGACTTCCCCCACCAAAGGATGTCCTCCCTGGAAAACCTGCCACCGCCCAGCACCGCCGCCGCCCAAAACATCTCGTGGATCGACGAGTTCCACGACTTCTCGACGGCGAAGCGCGGGTCCCACCGCCGGTCCATAAGCGACTCGATCGCCTTCATCGAGCCGCCGATGGTGGAGGAGTGCAGGAGGTCGTCTGCCGCCAGGGCCGGCGGCCACAACAACAGCATGGCCGAGTTCGACCGGTTCGACGACGAGCAGCTCATGTCGATGTTCGCCGACGAGATCGCGGTGGGACCCGCCATGTCGCTGTCGAACGCGTCGTCGCGGTCCGACCACAACAGCAACAACGACGACAAGCAGGCGGCGCCGCTCGACCAGCACCAGCTGCTGGTGAAGAGCGAGGCCGACGAGGTGCAGAGCTCGTGCAAATCGGAGGCGCAGGGCGCGGAGAATTCAAATGAGAGGATCAATATTGATCCAAAGAGGGTAAAGAG AATTTTGGCCAACAGGCAATCCGCGCAGAGGTCACGGGTGAGGAAGTTACAATATATATCCGAGCTCGAACGCAGCGTAACCTCACTCCAA GCTGAAGTATCAGTTCTGTCGCCAAGGGTTGCATTTTTGGATCACCAACGCTTAATTCTGAACGTGGATAATAGTGCTCTAAAGCAAAGGATCGCAGCTCTCGCTCAAGACAAGATTTTCAAAGATG CTCATCAAGAAGCGCTGAGGAGGGAAATAGAGAGGTTGAGGAAGGTGTATCAGCAACAAAATCTCAAAGGGGTAGAAAATGGTGCTCCACCGCCGTCGTCGTCCGAAGCCAACAATGGTTCCATGGAGAAAGAACAACTTGCCAACTGA
- the LOC131329335 gene encoding pentatricopeptide repeat-containing protein At1g06270, with the protein MVTSVTKICSSLFRFREPFLQYCSIRFISSIPTLEESVRAAVEAKKYQQIPDLLIASNESCQNPNPFSFLSTFPQHLRTKIIDEILQSFIPVRPRYRCHVAYSFLLSYTLQSPDPFPLALAIIQRTLRSGCIPVPQTQLFLSNAWLHRQHQSQSVSNLLLEMQSIGYNPDTGTCNYLISSLCAVDRLTDAVNVLNGMSGVGCVPNLESYSAVIGAMCAVRRTTVAAEKMKEMVAKIGLTPRQETVVKVVAAMRRNKDIRRAVDLIEFLEKAGFPVGFESYELGVEGCLECGEFILAGKVVMRMTERGFIPYIRARQKVFEGLVSVGEQELACAVRQKFVELKS; encoded by the coding sequence ATGGTGACTTCAGTGACAAAGATTTGTTCGTCTCTTTTTCGTTTTCGTGAACCATTTCTCCAGTATTGTTCCATTCGTTTTATCTCATCAATTCCGACACTTGAAGAATCTGTCAGAGCAGCAGTGGAGGCCAAAAAATACCAGCAAATTCCTGATCTTCTCATTGCCTCAAATGAGTCTTGCCAAAACCCAAACCCGTTCTCATTCCTCTCCACCTTCCCGCAGCATCTGAGAACCAAAATCATTGACGAAATCTTGCAATCTTTTATCCCTGTCAGACCCCGTTATCGCTGTCATGTTGCCTATTCTTtccttctctcctacaccctccaaAGTCCTGATCCCTTTCCTCTTGCTCTTGCCATTATTCAACGAACTCTACGTTCCGGCTGCATCCCTGTCCCCCAAACTCAGCTTTTTCTTTCCAATGCATGGCTTCATCGACAACACCAATCTCAGTCTGTCTCAAACCTACTTCTAGAGATGCAATCAATTGGTTATAACCCTGATACTGGAACTTGCAATTACCTTATTTCCTCACTCTGTGCTGTCGATCGTTTGACAGATGCAGTTAACGTGTTGAACGGCATGAGTGGGGTAGGATGTGTTCCTAACTTGGAAAGTTATAGTGCTGTAATTGGTGCTATGTGTGCAGTCAGAAGAACTACAGTTGCGGCAGAAAAGATGAAAGAAATGGTGGCGAAAATTGGATTGACGCCAAGACAGGAAACAGTGGTGAAAGTGGTTGCGGCAATGCGCAGAAACAAAGATATTCGGAGAGCAGTTGATTTGATTGAGTTTTTGGAGAAGGCAGGGTTCCCTGTCGGTTTTGAAAGCTACGAGTTAGGGGTTGAAGGCTGCTTGGAGTGTGGTGAGTTTATTTTGGCTGGGAAAGTTGTAATGAGGATGACTGAAAGAGGTTTTATACCTTATATTAGGGCAAGGCAGAAGGTATTTGAGGGGCTGGTTAGTGTCGGGGAACAGGAGCTTGCCTGTGCTGTGAGGCAAAAGTTTGTAGAATTGAAATCTTAG
- the LOC131329421 gene encoding ras-related protein RABA1f-like, translating to MGGYRADDDYDYLFKVVLIGDSGVGKSNLLSRFTKNEFSLESKSTIGVEFATRSIHVDDKVVKAQIWDTAGQERYRAITSAYYRGAVGALLVYDVTRHVTFENVERWLKELRGHTDTNIVIMLVGNKADLRHLRAVSTEDAKAFAERESTFFMETSALESMNVENSFTEVLTQIYHVVSKKALDIGDDPAALPKGQTINVGGKDDVSAVKKVGCCST from the exons ATGGGAGGGTACAGAGCAGACGACGATTACGATTACCTCTTCAAAGTCGTTCTAATCGGCGACTCCGGCGTCGGTAAATCCAACCTCCTGTCCAGGTTCACCAAGAACGAGTTCAGCCTCGAGTCCAAGTCCACCATCGGCGTCGAATTCGCCACCCGTAGCATCCACGTCGACGATAAGGTCGTCAAGGCCCAGATTTGGGACACCGCTGGCCAGGAGAG ATATCGTGCAATCACAAGTGCATATTATCGGGGAGCTGTAGGCGCATTGCTTGTTTATGACGTCACTAGACACGTTACGTTTGAGAACGTAGAGAGATGGTTAAAGGAGCTCCGGGGTCACACGGATACAAACATCGTGATAATGCTTGTCGGCAACAAGGCGGATTTGCGCCATTTGCGGGCCGTCTCCACTGAGGATGCCAAGGCATTTGCTGAAAGAGAGAGCACATTTTTCATGGAGACCTCTGCTCTGGAGTCTATGAACGTGGAGAATTCCTTCACAGAAGTTCTTACTCAAATATATCATGTGGTAAGCAAGAAGGCTCTGGACATCGGGGATGACCCAGCTGCTTTGCCCAAGGGTCAAACCATAAATGTTGGCGGCAAGGATGATGTGTCTGCTGTGAAAAAAGTTGGATGCTGCTCAACATAG
- the LOC131329337 gene encoding ervatamin-B: MEAPFVFRSFCLTVLITLCILCIPPRVCSDETDPIRERYEKWLQENKREYKDRGELEQRFGIYKTNVQFIDQFNSQNFSFKLIDNKFADMTNEEFKSIYLGLGNTTNNSGQGKSFGYEEHEDLPTSVDWRTKGAVTPVKDQGQCGSCWAFSAVAAVEGITKIKTGKLVSLSEQELVDCDVNTGNQGCNGGYMEKAFEFIIKNGGIATERDYPYAGRDNNCDKAKAATSATTISSYVQIPPNNEMSLQAAAAKQPVSVAIDSGGYAFQLYSSGVYSGQCGTNLDHGVTVAGYGVSNGQNYWLVKNSWGTGWGESGYVRMKRSVTDKEGTCGIAMEASYPVKD, translated from the exons ATGGAGGCTCCTTTTGTCTTTAGGAGTTTTTGCTTGACTGTCCTAATAACATTATGCATTCTATGCATTCCACCCAGAGTCTGTTCTGATGAAACTGATCCAATAAGGGAGAGATACGAAAAGTGGCTGCAAGAAAACAAACGAGAGTACAAGGATAGGGGTGAATTGGAACAGCGTTTTGGAATTTACAAGACAAATGTTCAGTTCATTGACCAGTTCAATTCCCAAAACTTCTCATTCAAGCTCATCGATAACAAATTTGCAGACATGACAAATGAGGAGTTCAAGTCCATCTACCTGGGCCTTGGAAACACTACAAATAATTCAGGCCAGGGGAAGAGCTTTGGATATGAAGAACATGAGGATTTGCCAACTAGCGTGGACTGGAGGACGAAAGGCGCTGTGACTCCAGTCAAGGATCAAGGCCAATGTG GAAGTTGTTGGGCATTCTCAGCTGTCGCAGCTGTGGAAGGCATAACCAAGATCAAAACAGGCAAATTGGTGTCACTGTCAGAACAAGAGCTGGTGGACTGTGATGTTAACACTGGGAACCAAGGCTGCAATGGTGGATACATGGAAAAAGCTTTCGAGTTCATTATAAAGAATGGGGGCATTGCAACCGAAAGAGATTACCCTTATGCTGGAAGAGACAACAACTGTGACAAAGCTAAAGCTGCAACTTCCGCAACGACTATAAGTAGCTACGTACAGATACCTCCAAACAACGAGATGAGTCTACAAGCTGCAGCAGCCAAACAACCTGTATCAGTTGCAATTGACTCTGGTGGCTATGCATTCCAGCTCTACTCTAGTGGTGTCTACTCAGGCCAATGTGGCACGAATCTTGATCATGGAGTAACAGTAGCTGGCTACGGGGTATCTAACGGACAAAATTACTGGCTAGTGAAGAACTCATGGGGCACTGGATGGGGTGAATCAGGTTACGTAAGGATGAAACGCAGTGTAACTGATAAGGAAGGTACTTGTGGAATTGCCATGGAGGCCAGTTACCCAGTCAAGGACTGA